In Aegilops tauschii subsp. strangulata cultivar AL8/78 chromosome 3, Aet v6.0, whole genome shotgun sequence, one genomic interval encodes:
- the LOC109769512 gene encoding BTB/POZ and MATH domain-containing protein 2-like, whose product MGCTASTRRAGWGSLVFDVSGYGGVSLDVQSSEVFTVGAYDWQIRFYEEGVFGHSGGYVAVYLFLVSKKAKVRATFELSLVDITGSTPPRTMRTVDAEFDSGDRTCFGHPEFMRKSELEASPYLRGDRLTIECAITICKEAPVSSKSFAEVPPSDITDHLRKLWQGKEGSDVTFEVQGEAFPAHKTVLAMRSPVFKAELYGALRENDMGRVIIGDMQPAVFEALLHFIYTDSLPTMDDLYQDQDEYKEIIGHLLVAADRYAMERLKIICESILCKNIDVKTVVTTLALADQHHCNKLTDACIEFIASLGKVDDIIASQGYAELKRTCPLALLELWEKATRLYMI is encoded by the coding sequence ATGGGATGCACGGCGTCCACGCGACGTGCGGGGTGGGGCTCGCTCGTGTTCGATGTCTCAGGGTACGGCGGAGTTAGCCTCGACGTACAATCATCAGAAGTATTCACCGTCGGCGCTTACGACTGGCAGATTCGTTTCTATGAGGAAGGAGTGTTTGGGCATTCCGGAGGCTATGTGGCGGTCTATCTCTTTTTAGTCAGCAAGAAGGCCAAGGTGAGGGCAACATTCGAGCTCAGTTTGGTGGACATCACTGGATCAACGCCGCCTCGTACGATGAGGACGGTCGACGCAGAATTTGACTCTGGCGACCGAACGTGCTTCGGCCATCCCGAGTTCATGAGGAAGAGCGAGCTCGAGGCGTCGCCTTACCTTCGCGGCGATCGCCTCACAATTGAGTGTGCCATCACTATCTGCAAGGAAGCGCCGGTCTCGTCGAAATCGTTTGCTGAGGTGCCGCCATCCGACATCACGGATCACCTCAGGAAGCTGTGGCAAGGGAAAGAGGGCAGCGATGTCACCTTCGAGGTTCAAGGGGAGGCTTTTCCTGCCCACAAGACGGTGCTCGCGATGCGGTCGCCGGTGTTTAAGGCAGAGCTGTACGGTGCCTTGAGGGAAAATGATATGGGTCGCGTTATCATTGGCGACATGCAACCTGCAGTCTTCGAGGCCCTGCTCCATTTTATATACACCGATTCATTGCCCACCATGGATGATCTTTACCAAGATCAAGATGAATACAAAGAGATTATTGGACATTTGCTTGTAGCCGCGGATCGGTATGCCATGGAAAGACTGAAGATcatatgtgaaagcatcctttgCAAGAACATAGATGTGAAGACCGTGGTGACTACACTGGCTTTGGCTGATCAGCATCACTGCAACAAGTTGACTGATGCTTGCATTGAATTTATTGCCTCTTTGGGTAAAGTGGATGATATAATAGCAAGCCAGGGATATGCTGAGCTCAAAAGAACCTGTCCTTTGGCTTTACTGGAACTGTGGGAGAAGGCAACTAGGCTCTACATGATATAG
- the LOC109769513 gene encoding MFS18 protein, with protein sequence MEKSTKMVAVLVLAVLAAATSAEARNIKTTDAAAASKDAVLQPTTFPPFDRLGGLPGGSSMPGFSLPGSSGATPGISGIGSMPFLGGSSPGLGGSTGLGGFGGMPGSPAAAAVDEHAKKP encoded by the coding sequence ATGGAGAAGTCGACCAAGATGGTGGCGGTGCTCGTCCTCGCCGTGCTGGCCGCGGCGACCAGCGCCGAGGCGAGGAACATCAAGACGACGGACGCGGCAGCCGCCAGCAAGGACGCGGTCCTGCAGCCGACGACCTTCCCGCCCTTCGACCGCCTCGGCGGCCTCCCCGGCGGCAGCAGCATGCCGGGATTCAGCCTCCCCGGCAGCAGCGGCGCCACCCCGGGCATCAGCGGCATCGGCAGCATGCCCTTCCTCGGCGGCAGCTCCCCCGGCCTCGGCGGCTCCACCGGTCTCGGCGGCTTCGGCGGCATGCCGGGGTCCCCCGCTGCAGCTGCCGTCGACGAGCACGCCAAGAAGCCGTGA